ATATTGGGGAGAAAAATAATCTAGTCACCGCCCATCCCGAAAAGGCAAACGAATTACTGGAACTGCTTAAAAAATGGTGGGAAGAAACCAATGCCCCAATTCCAACGGAGTTAAATCCTGAATATAAAACTGAACTATAGTTTAAAGAGATTCTGGACTGCTAAAAAATATGAAGGTCTTGTAAAGAAAGGTGTAGCTAAAAATTCAAGACTGCCATTATTTCAGATAATGCGAATATCTTCCTTTTAGTGATGTAAGTTGAGATAGGTAATTCGGTTTAGACGAGACCTTTGCTTTACTGATTTTCAAACTCCCCCCTAAAATCCATCAACATATTCTTGATGATTTCTTTTGGATTACCGTCGGATAAGCTCTCAAAGGATACATAGCCTTGGAATCCCTGTTTTTTTATCATGGTCGCCATCTTTGACATATCGGTCGGTCTTTTGACTTGGTCGTGATATACATGCTCTTTGATAAACCAATACTTGGCATAGGGTGCCAGTTTTTCCGCCTCGGCATAGGGGTCATCTGTAGTGCGTAGGCCGGATATATCCAAAATAAGCCCGAACCACTCGGAGTCTACCCGCTCAAGAATAGCGATAACTTCATCTGCCGTAAACAAAAACTCATTATGGTTTTGTAGCGTGGCAAAAACGCCAACTTCTGCACCATACCGGGCACATAACTTGTATTCTTCCACCAACCATGCTTTTACTTGGTCCTTCGTGTAGCCGTCGGGAAGATTCCTGCCCGTGAAAATTCGCAAAATGGTGGAACCTATCTGTGAGGAAACGGCCAACCAATCTTTAATCATTTGTCGGTCCTTTTCTCTTGCTGCCACATCTGCGGTAACAAAATTATTTCGAACGCCGGTCCATGAAATGTTCAAACCTAGTTCCAACGCCCGTTTTTTTAAAGCAAAAATTTCCGCCTTGTCGGGTAGGTTTGGGTAGCTTGAAAAATAGTAGGAAGTTAAATCTACCGCATGAAGTCCAATATCCGCAGCAAACTCCATCATATCGAAAAAATCCATCTTCCCGCTTTTAAACTCATCATTGAACGAGTAGGCATTAACGCTGTATTGCACACGTTGCAGCGTTGAAACAGGTTTTAAACTATTACCGGTTGAGGCCCCAAACAAGGTGGGAGCCGCAGCAAGGGCGGGTACCATTGTTAATTTACGAAGGGCGTCTCTTCTACTATTTTTCACGGTCTTGGTTTTTAGTTATTTAAAAGGTTAATTACCCTGTTCCAAATTTCTTCGCTTACCTGCATCCCGTTTTTTTCATTTTCGATTTTATTGGAAAGGGATTTTTCTCCGGGATAATACGTTTTCCCATCTGGACGGGTTGGTGTAATATCCTTTGTATAGGTAATGATTTCTTCTAGCAATTGTTCCTGAATGTTAGACTGGTGAAATGTTGTAGGGTCAATACACATAAAAATTTGAGATACCCCGTACTCATGTTCTTCCAAGCCCAACTTATAGGTAGACCTCCCTCCGGATAGTAGCGTGGCAAGCATATCCAAGACTATGGACAGGGCAGAACCTTTCCAATAACCAATGGGGAGTCCGCTTTTGGTCTTTAAAATGTCCTCCGGATTTTTGGTAAGATTTCCATGTGCATCAAATCCGCCATCATAGGGCAGTTGTGCTCCGCTAAGTTGGTACTCGTTAATTTTACCAAAGGAGAATTGGGTCATGGCCATATCCAAAACAATGTGTCCTTTTTTTCTTGGAATTGCGATTACCAAGGGATTGTTTCCCAATCGTGACTCCTTCCCGCCCCAGGCCGGCATATTGGGCTCGGTGTTGGTAAACATCATACCGATGCAATTTTGTTCCGCGGCCATCCAACCATAATAACCTGCCCGCATCCAATGGTTGGTGTTCCGTAATGCCACCAATCCCATTCCGTTTTCTTTCGCCATACCAATGGCTCGTTTCGTGCATTTTATCGCGTTGAGTACACCTGAACCCAAATTGCCATCCCACCGTTCTATGCTACCAAAACCTTCCTCTTTTTCAGCCTCAGCATCTTTACGGACCAAACCGCGTAGCAGCTGTTCAATAAAGAAGGGTACTCGGTTAATGCCGTGGGAATTTACACCATGCAAGGTGTTTTCGGTATGTACATGCGCCAATAATTTGGCCTTTTCTGAAGAAAATCCGTATTTGCTAAACAGTGTTGTCAGCACTTCGTTCATTTCTTTAGCTGTAATGTTGATAGTCAATTCAATTAGTATTACGGATGAAACTAAATTATTAAAAGTTGCTAATACGAACCATGCTAGGGGCTTTGAAGATAGCTAAAATCTGTAAGTCTAAAATACTCGTCCCAATTACAGGACTTGTATCTTCATGCTATCCCTTATTTCTTAAAATGTCTCCTATACCATTTACATAAGACGCACGACTAGCTTCTAATCTAAAGTAGTAAACCTTAATTGATGTTTTAAAGAATCTTTTTAGAACAAAGAATACATCGTTATTTTCCGCTATGTCAACCATATAGTACAGGATACCCTACCCCTTTCAAAACTGTATTTTAGTCCGTGAGGGATTATAGACAATGAAAAAGCTAATTTTAGGTGTTCTCACAGTGTTGACGGTGATACTTTTTTCCTGTGAGGAGAAAGGTGAAAATACCCGGAACCTTGCCCAAGAATTTCTAAATCCACCGGCTAGCGCCAAGCCCAAGACGTGGTTCCATGCCATGAGCGGCAACATGACCAAAGAAGGACTCACCAAAGATTTGGAATCCATGGCCGAGGTTGGCTTGGGTGGGTTATTATTATTCAACGTTACCCAAGGCATTCCCAATGGACCTATAAAATACAACTCGGCCGAGCATCATGAAATGATTGACCACGCAGCCAAAGAGGCAGAACGCCTTGGTCTTTCCTTTGGCGTACATAATTGTGATGGTTGGTCTGCTAGTGGTGGCCCCTGGGTGTTACCCGAAGAATCCATGAAAATGGTGGTTTGGAGCGAAACGGTTACAGAAGGAGGAAACATCAGTCTCAACTTAAAAGAACCTACAAAAAGAGAGGGGTTTTACAAGGATATTGCTGTAATCGCCTACCCCGCCTTAGATTCAGAAATAGACGACACTACAAATACCCCGGTAATTACAGCATCTGATACATCGTTGGATACAGCCCTTATTTCTGATGGAAAAATAGATGCCGAATCTACTCTAAACGCGAAGAAAGACGAATCCCTATGGGTACAGTTTACCTACCAAAAGCCCAAAACCTTACGGTCCGCCAAAATCATTTTCAACGACCGTCATAGTACGGCTATGCTGCAAATCAGTGCGGATGGCATCAATTTTATTGATATACGAAATCTTTTTAAGGTGAGGACGGGAAAAGGAGAATGGGCCATCAACGACCATTTTGAGGGTGTTACTTCAAAATATTTTCGCTTAAAGTTTAATCGTACCACCACCTTAAAAGAAGTACAGCTGACCGCAAATTATTTTATAAACAACCCTTTGGGCAGAACGGCAATCGCCAGAACCGAGGACAAGAATTTAGCTGATATAGGTTCTCCGGATAGCACGATGCTTATAGACCCTTGGCAAATAAGAAATCTTTCGAATCAGATGGATGCCAAAGGTGTCCTAAAAACGGAACTGCCAAGTGGCAACTGGACCATAATGCGCTTTGGTTATACCTCCACGGGTGCATTTAACAATCCCGCCTCTGACGAAGGTCGTGGCTTGGAAGTGGATAAATTAAGCAGGCCGCCTTTTAAGAAACATTACGATGCCTTTATTAAAAAGGTGGTGAACAATGCTAGTCCTGTAGCGCCTAATGCTTTGCAATATATTGAGATTGACAGTTATGAAATGGGAGGCCAAAACTGGACTGATGGTTTTGCCAAAATCTTTGAGAACGAAAAAGACTATGATTTTATTGAAATGCTTCCCTTAGTAGCGGGAAGATTTATTGGCAATCCTGAAATATCAGAGGCCGTACTATCCGATTACAGAAAGGTAATTTCCGACCTCATGACCAAAAACTATTTTGAGTATTTTACGGAGCTGTGCAATGCAGACGGACTTAAAAGTTACATAGAACCTTATGGTTTTGGGCCTTTAAACGATTTGGATATTGGCGGCGTAACCGATATTCCCATGGGGGAATTCTGGATGAACCGCCCTATCACCCAAACCGAATCTGCCGTGTCTTCTGCCCATATTTATGGCAAACCTGTTATATCTGCAGAATCCTTCACCTCTAACCCTACCATCAACTGGAAAGGTCATCCCGCCATGGCAAAAACTTCTGGAGACTTAGGGTGGACCTACGGCATCAACGAATTCATGTTCCACAGATTTGCGCACCAGGCCAATCCTAATGTTGCCCCAGGAATGACCATGAACCGTTGGGGTTTTCATTTGGACAGAACCCAAACCTGGTGGGAAAATGCCGGAAAAGCATGGTTTGACTACATTGCACGTGGCTCTCATATGCTCAGGCAAGGGGTTCCAGTATCGGATGTATTGATATACGTGGGAGAAGGAGCGCCAAATTCTGCCTATTACAGAGACGATATTTCCCCGGCCATACCAAAAAGCATCAATTTTGACAACGTAAATACCGATGTACTTTTAAATAGAATCGCCATTGAAGAAAAGGAATTGGTACTTCCCGAAGGCACATCGTATAAAATACTGCTGCTCCAAAATAGCAAAACGATTTCCCTGAAAACCGCAAAACGCATACTGGCCATTGCCAAAAGCGGGGTTCCTGTTTACGGAGAACTTCCTGAAAAATTAGCAGGCTATAAAAAAACGGAGGAAGACCTGAAAGCTTTTGACCAAGTAGTGTCCGAATTAAAAACTTTGATAAAATCGGTTACCGAGTGGAAAAGGGTTTTGACAGACCAGAACATTAGCCCAGATATGCGGTTTCTCAATCAAGAAACTACCGATTACGCACACCGAAAAACCGCTACGGAAGACATCTATTTCTTTTTTAATCCAGATACCTTAGAAACGAAAACATTCCATGCCCAGTTCCGAGTAGGCCATAAAATTCCGGAACTATGGAATCCAATGGACGGGAGCATCACCAAACAAGGTCAGTTTATAACAGAAAATGGCAACACTACTACGCAGATTCGGTTAGATGCAGGAGCATCTATTTTTGTGGTGTTTCGGGAGGATGCCGATACCGTTCATAGCGCAAAAGAACACAAGGAGCATCTCAACCTCAGCTTATCCAAGGAAAATATCCTTAAAGCAACTGCGACGGAAAACGGCAGTTATTCCGTTCCATTGACCTCTGGGGGAAGTTGGGATTTTTCGGTGACCGATATCCCGGCGTCCCAAGATATTTCTACCATTTGGGAAGTAACCTTCAACCAAGAGCAAGGGTATGGCGGTACTGTACCATTTGACTCCTTGGTAGATTGGAGCGCTCACCCTAAAGATTCCATCAACTATTACAGCGGAACCGCGAGCTATAGCAAAACGATTGTGCTGAATGAAGAAGAAACAAAAAAAGGCACCAAAATACAACTGGATTTGGGCCAGGTTTATATTGTAGGGGAAGTGCTTGTTAACGGTCAACCGGTTGCCGTTTCGTGGATGCCGCCTTTTAGAGTAGACATTACAGATTACGTAAAAAGTGGCGAGAATCAAATTGAAATTCTGCTCACCAACCAATGGAGTAATAGACTGATCGGTGATGAACGCTACCCCGCAAATGATGGAGGGTACAAATTAGGACCGCATCGCGCCACCGATTTGACCATGCCGACATGGTACACCAACAATGAACCAAGGCCTAAAGGAAAAAGAACCACCTTTACTACAGCTCCTTTTTATAAAGTAAACGATGTACTGATGCCATCTGGATTATTAGGCCCGGTGCAACTGCATTTTTCTAAAACTATAACCCGTAAATAATGACTCACAATCGCATAAAATCAAATAAAAATTACTTTTTGCGCTGCATTGGAATTCTACTATTAGCAATCCTCGGTTCATGTACTGAGGAAAAACCAGGGCCTAACCTATCTTTTGAGCAGCTCTTATGTAATCAGAAAGAAACTCCTAAATCCATTGAAACTGAGAATCCCGTTTTTTCGTGGATTGTTGACGCCGAAGGGTTCAATAAATCACAATCCGCCTATCATATTTTAGTGGCATCTTCTGAAGAAAAATTAAACGAGAACGATGCCGATGTTTGGAATTCCAACAAAGTACAAAGCACAACATCTACATTTGTACCCTTTGCCGGCACTAACCTTAAAGCCATGCAGCGTTATTTTTGGAAAGTGAAAATTTGGGATGAAAACAACAAGGCATCCAACTGGTCCACTACCCAGCATTTTGAAATGGGCTTAATGAATCTTGACAATTGGGGTAACGCTAAATGGATTACCCTAACAGAAGATAAAAGGATCTCGCCACACCGTTACAGGGAATACAAAACCGGTAAAATGGCAAAACCCATTATGGTAGAAGGTTTTGCGGCCAGTTATTTCAGAAAGGAAATAACCGTAGAAAAAGAAGTAGAAAAAGTACAGGCCTACATCTGTGGACTAGGATACTACGAACTCTATTTGAACGGGGAAAAAGTAGGCGACCACGTGCTGGACCCTGCACCATCCAATTATTACAAGCAGGCCTACTATGTCACCTATGACATAACAGAGGCTATTAAAGAGGATAAAAATGCCTTTGGTATTCTTTTGGGCAATGGTTTTTACGGACAGAATATCTCTTGGAAAAATGACCCTGAATCTGAAAAGGACTTGGCATACGGCCCACCTACCGTAAAGCTACTGGTAAAGACCACCTATACCGATGGTACAACTTCTGATTTTTATACGGATAACACATGGAAAGAAAATACCGGTCCCATCGTATTCAACAACATCTACGGTGGCGATACCTATGATGCCCGCCATGAAATAAATGGATGGAACACCGTGGGCTACATAGATGATGATTGGGGAACAGCTACGGAAACAGTACCAAACATTACCAAAGTGAGTGCACAGCAAATACCGCCCATTAAAAAACTAAAAACCTTGGAGCCGCAAAAAGTGTTTAAAGGTTCGGATGGAGAATGGATAGTTGATTTTGGACAGAACATCGCTGGTTGGGTCAAACTAAATATCCAAGAAAAAGAGGGACAGCTTATAGAGATTACAAATACAGAGGCCTTATTGACGGACGGTAGTGATATTTTTCCCGGGTCTACGGGAGGCGGTGCCAACGGTATGCCCCAAATATACAAGTACATCGCTAAAAGCTCAGAGCCGGAATCTTGGGAACCAAAATTCAGCTATCATGGTTTTAGGTACGCCAAGATAAAAGGCATTTCCAAAAAGCCGGATGCCAATATGATTAAAGCGGTGCTTGTTGCTACCGATATTGACAACACCGGAAGTTTTTCCTCCTCGGACGATATCCTGAACCAAATGCACAGCATTAGTAAATGGACCATAGAAGATAACCTTCATGGTATTCCGGAGGATTGCCCCCATCGCGAAAAATGTGGTTGGTTGGGTGATGCCCATGCCTTTGCCGAGTATGCATTGTACAACTACGACATGTACGATTTCTATAAAAAATACATGGAAGATATCCGTACCCAAATGCGGCCCACCAAAGGGCATAACGACCCGGATATCAAATTTCAGGTGCCTACCATGATTGCCCCCGGTAAGCGGACCTCTACCTATGCAAAAATAGATTGGGGCGTTGCCACCATGTACCTGCCTTGGTACAACTATTTGTTTTATGGAGATGATGCCATCATAAAGGAGTACTACCCGGAAATGAAAGAACTGACCAATTTTTATTTGAATTTTAAAGGTGAGAATGGGATTATGCAAGACGGCATGGGCGATTGGTGTCCGCCAAGTTGGGACCGAAGGTTAAATCCCGGTGCCATGGAAACTGACCCGATTATTTCCGCCAATGCCTATTTCTTTGATATTTTAGGTGTTATGGAAACTTTTGCAAAAATGAATAATGACAGCACCTACGAAGCTCAAATGAAAATGGAAAAAGAAGCTTTAAAAAAAGCCTTCAACAAAGCATATTTAAAGCAGAAAGATGGCACCAAATATAAATGGTACCTGAGTCAGACCGCAACGGTACAAGCCTTACAATTTGGTATGGTGCCAGAAGGGGAGATTGAGAATGTAGTCAATGGATTAGTGCACGATATTGTTGAAGTAAAAGGAGGGCATCATGCCACGGGGATACATGGAAATAGATATATCTACACCGTGTTGGCAAAGCACGGTAAAGCAGATTTGGCCCATGCTATATTAACAACGCCGGACTTCCCCAGTCAGGCCTACCAAATGAACTCCGGATTCACCACATGGCCAGAACGTCAATTTGAGTGGGAAAAGATGGAAGGACCCACAAATTCTTTAAACCACCCCATGCATAGTGGTTTTGCAGCATATTTTTTTGAGACCCTAGGCGGTGTGCGACCCATTGCGGAACAACCGGGTTTTAAAGAATTTACGGTAAACCCAGTATTTCCTAGTCATCTCAAGAATAATGACATCAGCATTAGCACGCCTTACGGCACCATTAGTAACGAATGGACAAAAAATGGCACCGATTTTGAAATGAACCTTAAAGTACCCTTTAATACAATGGCGCGAGTATTCATTGATGAAAAACAAAAAGAGACCTTGAAAATTAATAGCGAGGACTGGAAAACATTTGCTGTTGGTGATGCAACGAACAATACCATACCCCTAGGTTCGGGAACCTATACCTTAAGTTATAAAAAATGAGAAAAATCCATCGTATTAAAATATACAGTTTCATCTGTTTTTTGACGCTAGGTTTTTCCTGTAGTTCAGACGCTAACACGGAAGAACCCATTGAGGAAATGATGGAAGAAATGGAAGAGCCGGAGGAAGAAGGCACAGACAACCCAATGAACCCAAATACCGATTTAGATGTTATCAGCTACAAGGAAAACGACGGAATCGTAAGTGTGGAATTTGAAACCGTAGAGGGCGATTTGGAATGGGAACGCGGAAACACCCTTGATGCTTTTGACGGCACCGGTTATTTACGTTGGAACAAAGAAGATAATTTTAATATGCCCGGAGTAGGCATTTTGGTCTATAAATTAAACATCTCCACTCCCGGAACCTACCAGTTTGTGTGGCGGTCCAGAATTTCAGAAGGCGATAGTCAATCTGAAGGAAATGACTCCTGGCTCCGCTTTTCCGATGCAAGTGATTTTTTTGGGCAGCGAGAGGGCAGCATCGTTTTTCCAAAGGGATTGGATAAAACCCCTAATCCGGAAGGCAGCAGCTCGGACGGTTGGTTTAAAGTGTATATGAACCGGGTTGGGGAATGGTTTTGGCGTTCCAATACCAGCGATAATGACCCACACAATATATTTGTGAAATTTGATACCCCCGGTATCTATACCATGGAAGTATCCGGACGTTCTAAGTTCCATGCACTGGACCGATTTGTTTTGTTTATAGAAGGAAAAACATTGACCGAGGCACAGAATGCAGAACGCAGTGTAATTGTACAACCCTAAAAAAGTATGGTAAAATCCTTAAAACAATTTTTAGAATTAAACATTTATGAAACAAATAAAATATCCAATCCTATTTTTCCTTTCACTTCTAACCGTTGGCCTAACGGCACAAAAAAAGAAGATGGACTACAAAGACGCTTCACTTTCTATAGAAGAACGGGTTGAAGATTTGCTGCCCAGACTATCGCTAGAAGAAAAAGTGGCCCAAATGCGGATTTTCCATGCCAATATCGGGGTAAAATCCGACGAAAAAGAGAGATTGGAACTATCGGATAGAGTCATTGAGAAATTAAAGCTAGGCATTGCCGGTATCAAGAATCCCGGAGAGCATATTTCTCCCTTAGCAGCCGCCAAACTGAACAACGAACTACAGAAGTATATCATTGAACATAACCGTTGGGGCATACCTGCCCTATTTGTCACCGAATCATACAACGGAGTAGACGCTGAGGGCTGTACAAAATTCGGTAGACCTATTACCTCGGCCGCCTCTTTCAATCCCGAGTTAGTTAACCGTATTTGGGACGTGGTAGGTAATGAAGCACGATTAAGAGGAATGCATATGTGCCATTCGCCGGAGGCGGATATTGTGCGCGACCCCCGTTTTGGCCGTATGTCCGAAGCTTTTGGTGAAGACACTTACTTGACCACTCAAATGGTGGTAAACGCCATAAAAGGCGTGCAAGGCGATTATAAAGGCTTAGGAGCAGGAACCCATATCGGTGCCGTTGCAAAACACTTTGCAGGTTACGGACAAGTGTTGGGAGGTTCTAATTTTGCCGCAGTTGAAATATCACCCAGAACCTTGATAGACGAAATATACCCTCCTTTTGAGGCAGCGGTAAAAGAAGCTAGAACCTTAGGCATTATGGCCTCCCATGGCGATTTAAATGGTGTAGCCAGTCACGGAAACCCAGAATTATTGACCGGGGTTTTACGCGACCAATGGGGATTTGACGGCTACGTAGTCTCAGATTCCAATGACATTGCGCGTTTATACTATTTTATGAAGGTTGCGGAAAGTCCGGAAGCTGCAGCCCTGATGGGGCTTGTTGCTGGTATCGATATTGATTTGTATGCCGAGGATTCCTATGCCTACTTGCCGGAAATGGTCAAGAAAGACCCTTCCATAGAAAAAATGATAGACCGTTCCGTACGACGGGTATTACGGACAAAGATGATTCTAGGGCTTTTTGACAACCCCTATGTTGACATAAAAAAGGTAGAGAAAACGGTCCGTTCTGAATCCTCATTGGCATTAGCGCAAGAAGCCGATTTAGAATCCATTATCCTATTGAAAAATGAGGCAAATACACTACCCCTAAAAAAAGAGAAACAGCAAATTGCTCTATTAGGGCCTATCTTGAACGAAACCACCAAAGCCGCTTTTGAATCGGTAACAGGTGACCAAGTAACTTTTGTAGCAGCACAAGGTTTTGAATTGACGGACAAGAATAAAGGCGTACCGAAATTACTTCCAACCAGTTCTGAAGAGATAAATAAATTAGTTGATATTGCCCAAGCCTCGGACGCCGTTGTCCTATTTTTAGGCGGTGATGAGTTTACCTCGAAAGAGGCCTTTTTCAATAATGCCTTGGGCGACCGGGCTACTATTGACCCCGTTGGTGCCCAAGACGAACTGGTAACGAAAATTAAAGCTCTTGGAAAACCCGTCATCGTTATTTTAAAACACAGAAGAACCTTATCCATCAACACGATATCGGAACAAGCTGATGCCATTTTAGACGCATGGGATTTAAGCGAACTTGGCGACGCCTCATTGGCAAAAATCATTTTTGGAGATGTGTCCCCGTCCGGGAAATCCCCCGTAACTATTCCTAGGTCCATAGGGCAACTTCCCTTTCATTACAGCATGAAGGAAATCAATAACAAGAAAGGTTATTTATTTCTGGAAGATGGTCCTTTATATCCTTTTGGCCACGGATTGAGCTATGGAACATTTGAATATAAAAACCTTAAATTATCGGACAGTACCATCACCCCTACTTCCGAAATAACCATTAGCGTTGACGTTTCCAACACCGGAAAAGTAAAAGCCAAGGAAGTGGTTCAATTCTATTTGAAAGATGATATTGGCTCCGTAACCAGACCGGACAAAGAGCTAAAAGGCTTTGAAAAAATTGAATTGGCCCCAGGGGAATCCAAAACCGTTTCCTTCACCATCAACCCAAAAATGCTCGAATTTACTGGATTGACCATGGAGAAAATACTGGAAACAGGAGATTATACGGTTATGGTAGGTACTTCTTCCAAAGAAGGGGTAACGGGGAAATTCAGACTAGAAAAATAAAAACGCACTAAAACGAAAACGATGAAAACGATGAAAAGATTACTGCTTATTCTACTAGTATTTGCGACAACCAAAAACATGGGGCAGCAGATGGACAACAAGGCCATAGAAACCGCCATGGTCAAAGCGATGGAGTGGCAAGAAGCGCATCCTATTTTTGCCCTTGCCCCAACGGACTGGACCAATGGTGCCTATTACGTGGGCGTAGCCAAAGCCCATGAAACGACCAAAAACCCTATCTTCTTGGCAGCTCTTAAAACACAGGGGTATAGAAATCATTGGAAACCATTGTATAGAACCTACCATGCCGATGATGTCGCTATTTCCTATTCATATTTATATGCCAATAGTACTCGGAAAAACTTGGTGGATTTAGGCCCTACCAAGGAATTTTTAGACACACATCTTTACGAACCCAACAAATGGAAAGATGGTACTGACAAAAACAAAGAGAAAAAAATTCTTTGGTGGTGGTGTGATGCGCTGTTTATGGCGCCCCCGGTAATTACCGAATACGCCAAACAAACCGGGGAGCAGAAATACCTTGATGCAATGCACAAGTATTACATGGAAACCTATAACTTATTGTTTGATAAAGAAGAACACCTTTTTGCAAGGGATACGCGTTACCAGTGGGGCGTTAACGAAAAAGATTTGAAAGAACCCAATGGTAAGAAAATATTTTGGGCCCGCGGTAACGGTTGGGTATTGGGCGGACTTGCCTTAGTATTGACTGATTTGCCCAAAGACTATGAACACCGTGAATTTTATGTAAATCTCTACAAAGAAATGGCCGCTCGAATCAAAGAATTACAACATGAGGATGGTCTTTGGAGAACCAGTTTGCTCTCGCCAGAATCATGGAATCACGGTGAGGTCAGTGCAAGCGGATTTTACACATTTGCATTGGCTTGGGGAGTAAACAATGGACTTCTAGACAAAGACGAATATGGCCCATCCGCAAAAAAAGCTTGGAATGCCTTGGTGGCTTGTCAGCAAGAGAACGGTATGGTAGGCTGGGTGCAAGATATTGGTGCCGACCCACAACCAGCCACGGCAGACAGCTGGCAGAATTATGGTACAGGCGCTTTTTTATTGGCCGGTAGCGAGCTACTAAAACTGGAACGATAAAATGCATACAGGCACCAAAAGCCTTCCGTTTTCAGTTTTTTTCTTGCTGATACTGTTAGGCTGTTCCTGTTACGGTCAAGAAAAGGAATCCTACATAAGCGATACCTTTACTATGCTTGATTTTGATAAACTTCAGAAGGTAAAACTAGAAATCAAAAATAAATCTGACCATTTTTTACCAGCCTATCAAAAATTGATGGCCGATGCGAAAAACGCTTTAGATGCGAAACCAACTTCAGTTGTTGAAAAAAGCAGAACGGCGGCTAGCGGCGATAAGCGCGATTATTTAAGTCTGGCCCCCTATTGGTGGCCAAACCCGGATAAAGAGGACGGCCTACCGTGGATACGCAGGGACGGGGAAGTAAACCCGATGACCCGA
This genomic window from Maribacter sp. MJ134 contains:
- a CDS encoding alpha-L-rhamnosidase yields the protein MRCIGILLLAILGSCTEEKPGPNLSFEQLLCNQKETPKSIETENPVFSWIVDAEGFNKSQSAYHILVASSEEKLNENDADVWNSNKVQSTTSTFVPFAGTNLKAMQRYFWKVKIWDENNKASNWSTTQHFEMGLMNLDNWGNAKWITLTEDKRISPHRYREYKTGKMAKPIMVEGFAASYFRKEITVEKEVEKVQAYICGLGYYELYLNGEKVGDHVLDPAPSNYYKQAYYVTYDITEAIKEDKNAFGILLGNGFYGQNISWKNDPESEKDLAYGPPTVKLLVKTTYTDGTTSDFYTDNTWKENTGPIVFNNIYGGDTYDARHEINGWNTVGYIDDDWGTATETVPNITKVSAQQIPPIKKLKTLEPQKVFKGSDGEWIVDFGQNIAGWVKLNIQEKEGQLIEITNTEALLTDGSDIFPGSTGGGANGMPQIYKYIAKSSEPESWEPKFSYHGFRYAKIKGISKKPDANMIKAVLVATDIDNTGSFSSSDDILNQMHSISKWTIEDNLHGIPEDCPHREKCGWLGDAHAFAEYALYNYDMYDFYKKYMEDIRTQMRPTKGHNDPDIKFQVPTMIAPGKRTSTYAKIDWGVATMYLPWYNYLFYGDDAIIKEYYPEMKELTNFYLNFKGENGIMQDGMGDWCPPSWDRRLNPGAMETDPIISANAYFFDILGVMETFAKMNNDSTYEAQMKMEKEALKKAFNKAYLKQKDGTKYKWYLSQTATVQALQFGMVPEGEIENVVNGLVHDIVEVKGGHHATGIHGNRYIYTVLAKHGKADLAHAILTTPDFPSQAYQMNSGFTTWPERQFEWEKMEGPTNSLNHPMHSGFAAYFFETLGGVRPIAEQPGFKEFTVNPVFPSHLKNNDISISTPYGTISNEWTKNGTDFEMNLKVPFNTMARVFIDEKQKETLKINSEDWKTFAVGDATNNTIPLGSGTYTLSYKK
- a CDS encoding glycoside hydrolase family 3 N-terminal domain-containing protein, which encodes MKQIKYPILFFLSLLTVGLTAQKKKMDYKDASLSIEERVEDLLPRLSLEEKVAQMRIFHANIGVKSDEKERLELSDRVIEKLKLGIAGIKNPGEHISPLAAAKLNNELQKYIIEHNRWGIPALFVTESYNGVDAEGCTKFGRPITSAASFNPELVNRIWDVVGNEARLRGMHMCHSPEADIVRDPRFGRMSEAFGEDTYLTTQMVVNAIKGVQGDYKGLGAGTHIGAVAKHFAGYGQVLGGSNFAAVEISPRTLIDEIYPPFEAAVKEARTLGIMASHGDLNGVASHGNPELLTGVLRDQWGFDGYVVSDSNDIARLYYFMKVAESPEAAALMGLVAGIDIDLYAEDSYAYLPEMVKKDPSIEKMIDRSVRRVLRTKMILGLFDNPYVDIKKVEKTVRSESSLALAQEADLESIILLKNEANTLPLKKEKQQIALLGPILNETTKAAFESVTGDQVTFVAAQGFELTDKNKGVPKLLPTSSEEINKLVDIAQASDAVVLFLGGDEFTSKEAFFNNALGDRATIDPVGAQDELVTKIKALGKPVIVILKHRRTLSINTISEQADAILDAWDLSELGDASLAKIIFGDVSPSGKSPVTIPRSIGQLPFHYSMKEINNKKGYLFLEDGPLYPFGHGLSYGTFEYKNLKLSDSTITPTSEITISVDVSNTGKVKAKEVVQFYLKDDIGSVTRPDKELKGFEKIELAPGESKTVSFTINPKMLEFTGLTMEKILETGDYTVMVGTSSKEGVTGKFRLEK
- a CDS encoding glycoside hydrolase family 105 protein, coding for MKRLLLILLVFATTKNMGQQMDNKAIETAMVKAMEWQEAHPIFALAPTDWTNGAYYVGVAKAHETTKNPIFLAALKTQGYRNHWKPLYRTYHADDVAISYSYLYANSTRKNLVDLGPTKEFLDTHLYEPNKWKDGTDKNKEKKILWWWCDALFMAPPVITEYAKQTGEQKYLDAMHKYYMETYNLLFDKEEHLFARDTRYQWGVNEKDLKEPNGKKIFWARGNGWVLGGLALVLTDLPKDYEHREFYVNLYKEMAARIKELQHEDGLWRTSLLSPESWNHGEVSASGFYTFALAWGVNNGLLDKDEYGPSAKKAWNALVACQQENGMVGWVQDIGADPQPATADSWQNYGTGAFLLAGSELLKLER